The Aquificaceae bacterium genome includes a region encoding these proteins:
- a CDS encoding ABC transporter ATP-binding protein: MRGELLSVERVSKAFTTGLFSRRSVWAVREVSFYVKAGEIFSLVGESGSGKSTIGKIILRLEKPSSGRVLFEGQDPFSMGKKYTRFVSVVFQDPRSSLNPRMKVRDIVEEPLLVHGERDRKERVLEALRMAGLEEGFMNRKPEELSGGQRQRVAIARAIVLKPRLIVADEPTSSLDMSYRAGILELFLRLREEGISTLLITHDIRAVEAVSDRVGVLYKGKLMEVGPSREVLKAPLHPYTQYLISTMPVRHPSERREKTEDLSSDDFEALCPFFPQCRHRLKECEDGVKEVSLNGRIVSCNLY; encoded by the coding sequence ATGAGGGGTGAGCTTCTTAGCGTAGAGAGAGTTTCAAAAGCCTTTACCACTGGCCTTTTTTCCAGGAGGTCTGTATGGGCTGTGAGAGAGGTGAGCTTCTATGTGAAGGCAGGGGAGATATTTTCCCTTGTGGGAGAATCTGGTTCTGGCAAGAGCACCATAGGTAAGATAATCCTAAGGTTGGAAAAGCCAAGCTCTGGAAGAGTCCTCTTTGAAGGTCAGGACCCCTTTAGTATGGGTAAGAAATACACAAGGTTTGTATCCGTGGTATTTCAGGACCCGAGAAGCTCTCTTAACCCACGCATGAAGGTCAGAGACATTGTAGAAGAACCTCTGCTGGTGCATGGCGAAAGGGACAGAAAGGAAAGGGTCCTGGAGGCTCTGAGGATGGCAGGGCTTGAGGAGGGTTTTATGAATAGAAAGCCTGAGGAGCTCTCCGGGGGTCAGAGGCAGAGGGTTGCCATAGCAAGGGCAATAGTCCTCAAACCCAGATTAATTGTTGCAGATGAGCCCACTTCATCCCTTGATATGAGCTACAGGGCAGGCATACTGGAGCTCTTCCTCAGGCTAAGAGAAGAAGGGATAAGCACACTGCTCATAACCCACGACATAAGGGCAGTTGAGGCAGTATCCGACAGGGTTGGTGTTCTTTACAAGGGAAAGCTGATGGAGGTTGGTCCCTCAAGAGAAGTTCTCAAAGCTCCTCTACACCCCTATACGCAATACCTTATAAGCACCATGCCTGTTAGACATCCCTCTGAGAGAAGGGAGAAAACTGAGGACCTTTCCTCTGATGATTTTGAAGCACTGTGCCCTTTCTTTCCTCAGTGCAGGCACAGGTTAAAGGAGTGTGAGGATGGGGTCAAGGAGGTAAGCCTGAATGGACGCATCGTCTCCTGCAATCTATACTGA
- a CDS encoding putative nucleotidyltransferase substrate binding domain-containing protein, whose product MLDAERFLSEVEPFNLLSEKQIRTVAHNLLVEYFRKGEVIFEEGSKPLEFLHILRSGSVLLEREGQPVEYLHEGETFGYISLMSKSPPSSTAKAVEDSVVFLLNRKLFNSLMGDHEGFREYFTQKLAKRLLTSSKKATSTVERHMEVRLEDINLRPLLVLDGSLTVEDAVKEMVARDSTCVLVRLPEAFGILTERDVLKRVLAKGLRPEEVKLRDVATFPVISLESNKTLYDAMVLMARHGIRKLLITRENKPVGLLEDRDIIAYESKNAVLLIKEIDKAKTVEDLRYLYGLVKEQVLELVFHGTDPERLGEYISEINDRFMKRAVYVALSRLGEEPVVPFSIMVLGSEGRREQSLKTDQDNALIYQDYPLLDFEPKVYFERFSKEYIKVLLEIGFPPCPGNVMVSNPFWRRSSKEWEQAVSDWIEKPKPENILNIAIFFDFRNVFGDQTLVQKLWEHVRKSIEKNPGFIPFLAVDAVRFKPPIGFFRDFVVERSGEHRGEIDIKKGGIFPITQGVRALALEKGIAQQNTFERIEELSKAGAISEDYAKDLKEAYRFLLALRFRSQAQKMKEGKDPDNYINPDRLSKAEKGTLKDVFRIIKEFQEFLYERYSLRYFE is encoded by the coding sequence ATGCTGGATGCGGAGAGATTTCTGTCAGAGGTAGAACCCTTTAATCTTCTGAGTGAAAAGCAAATAAGAACCGTTGCCCACAACCTGCTGGTAGAGTATTTTAGAAAGGGTGAAGTTATCTTTGAGGAGGGCTCAAAACCTCTTGAATTTCTCCACATACTAAGGAGCGGCAGCGTGCTTCTTGAAAGAGAAGGACAGCCAGTGGAATACCTGCATGAGGGGGAAACCTTTGGCTACATATCACTTATGAGCAAATCACCGCCAAGTTCTACTGCAAAGGCTGTAGAAGACAGCGTGGTATTCTTGCTGAATAGAAAACTCTTCAACTCTCTCATGGGGGACCATGAAGGTTTCAGAGAATACTTTACTCAGAAGCTGGCAAAAAGACTACTGACCAGTTCAAAAAAGGCTACTTCCACCGTAGAGAGGCACATGGAGGTGCGACTTGAGGATATAAATCTCAGACCACTGCTGGTGCTTGATGGCTCCCTGACCGTTGAAGATGCGGTAAAGGAAATGGTTGCGAGGGACAGCACCTGTGTCCTGGTAAGGCTGCCTGAGGCTTTTGGTATTCTGACCGAAAGGGATGTGCTCAAAAGGGTTCTGGCTAAGGGACTAAGACCTGAGGAGGTAAAACTCAGGGATGTGGCCACCTTTCCTGTGATTTCTTTAGAGAGCAACAAAACCCTTTATGATGCTATGGTGCTTATGGCAAGGCACGGCATAAGGAAGCTGCTCATAACGAGAGAAAACAAGCCTGTAGGGCTTCTTGAAGACAGGGACATAATAGCCTACGAAAGCAAGAACGCAGTTCTTCTGATAAAGGAGATAGACAAGGCAAAGACGGTAGAAGACCTCAGATACCTTTATGGTCTCGTAAAGGAACAGGTGCTGGAGCTTGTATTTCATGGCACTGACCCTGAAAGACTGGGGGAATACATATCGGAGATAAACGACCGCTTTATGAAAAGGGCAGTTTATGTAGCCCTGAGCAGACTGGGTGAAGAGCCTGTGGTGCCCTTCAGCATAATGGTTCTGGGAAGTGAAGGAAGAAGAGAGCAAAGCCTCAAGACAGACCAGGATAACGCCCTCATTTACCAGGATTATCCTCTTCTTGACTTTGAGCCAAAGGTATACTTTGAAAGATTTTCAAAGGAATACATAAAGGTGCTTCTTGAAATAGGTTTTCCTCCCTGTCCTGGCAACGTTATGGTCTCAAACCCCTTCTGGAGAAGGTCTTCAAAGGAGTGGGAACAGGCTGTGTCAGACTGGATTGAAAAACCAAAGCCAGAAAACATACTTAACATAGCCATTTTCTTTGACTTCAGGAACGTCTTTGGAGACCAGACACTGGTTCAGAAGCTCTGGGAGCATGTAAGAAAGAGCATAGAGAAAAACCCGGGCTTTATTCCCTTTCTTGCCGTGGATGCGGTAAGGTTCAAGCCACCTATAGGCTTTTTCAGGGACTTTGTGGTGGAAAGAAGTGGTGAACACAGGGGAGAAATAGACATAAAAAAGGGTGGCATATTCCCCATAACTCAGGGAGTTAGAGCCCTTGCCCTTGAAAAGGGAATAGCTCAGCAGAACACCTTTGAACGCATAGAAGAGCTGAGTAAGGCAGGAGCAATCTCAGAGGACTATGCAAAAGACCTAAAAGAAGCCTACAGGTTCTTGCTTGCCCTCAGGTTCAGGTCTCAGGCACAGAAGATGAAGGAAGGTAAAGACCCGGACAACTACATAAATCCAGACAGACTTTCAAAGGCCGAAAAAGGAACTCTGAAGGATGTATTCAGAATAATAAAGGAATTTCAGGAGTTCCTGTACGAAAGATACAGCCTGAGGTATTTTGAATGA
- a CDS encoding hemolysin family protein: MDASSPAIYTEILIFLSLLLMSGFFSSSEVVFFGANRYLLKLRERRRIYRALLRLLSKPREVLLTILLGNELVNILISSYGTKLFVDFMGPKGAGFAVVFSSLLIFVFGEVIPKNTVLPFTTRLAPFYYIPFVLIHGLMRPVRMAFTGPVSRLTGLFDVEEKSKEAGEIFMEILETGVSLGYFDKKDVETVERAMSLKDTTVKEIMTPKPDIFMLPEEVTLEEVLDEIIQKKHSKIPLFSKSPDNMVGILYIKDIVPLSKNLKRPLGDFKRDALFVPEILSITDLIKEMRSQGTQTALVVGEHGEISGLVSVYDIMKYLFGDVPESWEEDIVRVSKDTYIVSGWVDVETAARRIGFSLPEDYEYDTIGGFVMARLSKVPEEGDQFFHDGFKFVVDKMEGNRILSLFITAKAEEKS, translated from the coding sequence ATGGACGCATCGTCTCCTGCAATCTATACTGAAATTCTCATATTCCTGTCTTTGCTCTTAATGTCAGGTTTTTTCAGCTCTTCCGAGGTTGTTTTCTTTGGGGCAAACAGATACCTGCTCAAATTGAGGGAAAGGAGGAGAATATACAGGGCTCTTCTCAGGCTGCTTTCAAAGCCCAGAGAAGTCCTGCTTACCATACTGCTGGGGAACGAGCTTGTGAACATACTTATCTCTTCTTACGGGACAAAGCTCTTTGTGGATTTCATGGGTCCCAAGGGTGCAGGATTTGCCGTTGTCTTTTCGAGCCTGCTCATATTCGTGTTTGGTGAGGTGATTCCAAAAAACACAGTTCTTCCCTTCACCACAAGGCTCGCACCCTTCTATTACATACCCTTTGTTTTAATCCACGGACTGATGCGGCCAGTTCGTATGGCTTTTACAGGACCAGTGAGCAGGCTTACGGGGCTTTTTGATGTGGAAGAGAAAAGCAAGGAGGCAGGGGAGATTTTTATGGAAATACTTGAAACTGGGGTTTCCCTTGGCTATTTTGATAAAAAGGACGTGGAAACAGTGGAAAGAGCGATGAGCCTCAAAGACACTACAGTAAAAGAAATAATGACGCCCAAACCAGATATATTCATGCTGCCTGAAGAAGTTACCCTGGAGGAGGTTCTTGATGAAATAATTCAGAAAAAACACAGCAAAATACCCCTTTTCTCAAAGAGCCCTGATAATATGGTGGGAATACTATACATTAAAGACATAGTGCCCCTGTCTAAAAATCTTAAGAGGCCTCTCGGGGATTTTAAAAGGGATGCTCTCTTTGTGCCGGAGATACTCAGCATAACAGACCTGATAAAAGAGATGAGAAGTCAGGGAACGCAGACCGCCCTGGTGGTGGGAGAGCACGGAGAAATCTCCGGTCTTGTGAGCGTCTACGATATCATGAAATACCTTTTTGGTGATGTGCCAGAGAGCTGGGAGGAAGACATAGTCAGGGTTTCAAAGGATACTTACATAGTAAGCGGTTGGGTTGATGTGGAGACAGCTGCGAGAAGGATAGGCTTTAGCCTTCCAGAAGATTACGAATACGATACAATAGGTGGTTTTGTGATGGCAAGGCTTTCAAAGGTGCCTGAGGAAGGAGACCAGTTCTTTCACGATGGTTTCAAGTTTGTTGTGGATAAAATGGAGGGCAACAGGATACTGAGCCTTTTTATTACGGCAAAGGCGGAGGAAAAATCGTGA
- a CDS encoding DUF4212 domain-containing protein, which yields MLSKEQLESYWRENRNLMILVLLIWALVSYGAALISGWLNKVVIFGFPLGYYMGSQGALIVFLLLIIFYAKSMDKVDRKYGVEEE from the coding sequence ATGCTGTCAAAAGAGCAGCTGGAAAGCTACTGGCGGGAGAATCGAAACCTTATGATTCTGGTTCTCCTCATATGGGCTCTTGTCTCTTACGGTGCTGCCCTGATATCGGGCTGGCTCAACAAGGTGGTTATCTTTGGCTTTCCACTGGGCTATTACATGGGTTCTCAGGGTGCACTCATCGTTTTTCTTCTTCTTATCATTTTTTATGCAAAAAGCATGGATAAGGTGGACAGAAAATACGGAGTAGAGGAGGAGTAA
- a CDS encoding Xaa-Pro peptidase family protein, with amino-acid sequence MKRIQRVQELLKKYRLDAFLFSSQPSVFYLSGFRSSHAYIIVTRDSHHLLTDGRYYEKARSALKGWDVVLIRENAIKVIKGFLKKLGVFRVGYEEDRVSCEFRKSLKGSFAWVGIASFLKDLRMIKDEEELSTMREGVRISDRVYKRLLENIQEGMTELELRSYLVEQFFREGASGESFPAIVASGEGSAIPHYETSQRSIKYGEPLLIDMGLVWKGYCTDFTRTVFLGKANSEFRRVYQIVRDAHLFALDKVRVGKKLGEVDRVAREYIRKKGFGKFFNHSLGHGVGVEIHEFPRVYYKGKDKDVTIKEGMVFTIEPGIYLPGRFGVRLENIVVVNRGVGEPLSKISLDLVEL; translated from the coding sequence ATGAAGAGAATACAGAGGGTTCAGGAGCTCCTCAAAAAATACAGGCTTGACGCCTTTCTCTTTAGCTCACAGCCCAGCGTCTTTTATCTGTCTGGCTTCAGGTCCAGCCACGCCTACATAATAGTCACGAGAGACTCCCACCATCTTCTTACTGATGGAAGATACTATGAAAAGGCCAGGTCTGCTCTGAAGGGCTGGGATGTGGTGCTCATAAGAGAAAATGCCATAAAAGTCATAAAGGGCTTTCTGAAAAAGCTTGGTGTCTTCAGAGTTGGCTATGAAGAGGACAGGGTAAGCTGTGAATTCAGAAAGAGCCTGAAGGGTAGCTTTGCATGGGTTGGAATCGCCAGCTTTCTGAAAGATTTGAGGATGATAAAGGATGAGGAGGAGCTGAGCACCATGAGAGAGGGTGTGAGGATAAGCGACAGGGTTTATAAAAGGCTTCTTGAGAATATACAGGAAGGCATGACTGAGCTTGAGCTCAGGTCTTATCTTGTGGAGCAGTTTTTCAGGGAAGGTGCCAGTGGTGAAAGCTTTCCTGCCATAGTAGCGAGCGGAGAAGGCTCAGCCATACCTCACTATGAGACATCTCAGAGGTCTATAAAATACGGTGAACCTCTTCTGATAGATATGGGCCTCGTGTGGAAAGGCTATTGCACTGATTTTACCAGAACTGTTTTCCTGGGAAAGGCAAACAGTGAATTCAGAAGAGTTTATCAGATCGTGCGAGATGCTCACCTTTTTGCCCTTGATAAAGTAAGGGTAGGGAAGAAGCTGGGTGAGGTTGATAGAGTCGCAAGAGAATACATAAGAAAGAAGGGTTTTGGTAAGTTTTTCAACCATTCGCTTGGTCATGGTGTGGGTGTAGAAATACATGAGTTTCCCAGAGTTTACTATAAAGGCAAGGATAAGGATGTAACAATAAAAGAAGGTATGGTATTCACCATAGAGCCAGGTATATACCTTCCCGGAAGATTTGGAGTCAGACTTGAAAACATAGTGGTAGTCAACAGAGGTGTGGGAGAACCCCTTTCAAAAATCTCCCTTGACTTAGTGGAATTGTAA
- a CDS encoding RNA polymerase subunit sigma-54: MKEKAIRVITQPKTSLLLKIENSLDLLLKTSEELLQELELKQEELPHIKLTLRTKPRWFYREYTEPQPTLTQSEISRVEQQVRYEFDGTDLEIALEILSGLNHKGFFSGKIEEIAGFYGVSPDYVEDIREFIMREIEPLGVASKNLEEFILLQLEELYPGEDSLHREVIQVFRGGSKDTRAREVLSRLKLSPFEGGEAVYRGGSVDVVFEHDGSQWYVFLMEDFWDVEATGSLKPLAFILEVRRRVLRTAGELILERQAGFMLGKEPLKSLTLSEVAGKAEVSLSTVSRVVSRKYARTPVGIFPLRSFFLRETKEGLSREEILRALKEILQSEKSHLSDEELSKILRERGIKIARRTVNKYRRMLEGKA, from the coding sequence GTGAAGGAAAAGGCTATCAGGGTCATAACCCAGCCAAAGACAAGCCTGCTTCTGAAGATAGAAAACAGCCTTGACCTGCTTTTAAAGACGTCAGAGGAGCTTCTGCAGGAGCTGGAGTTAAAGCAGGAAGAGTTGCCCCACATAAAGCTCACCCTCAGAACAAAGCCAAGATGGTTCTACAGGGAATACACGGAGCCCCAGCCCACTCTTACCCAGAGTGAAATAAGCAGGGTTGAGCAGCAGGTCCGATACGAGTTTGACGGCACTGACCTTGAGATAGCCCTTGAGATACTGTCTGGTTTGAACCACAAGGGCTTTTTCTCCGGAAAGATTGAGGAAATAGCCGGGTTCTATGGCGTGAGCCCTGATTATGTGGAGGATATAAGAGAGTTCATCATGAGAGAAATAGAGCCTCTGGGAGTTGCCAGCAAGAATCTTGAGGAGTTTATTCTGTTGCAGCTTGAAGAGCTGTATCCTGGCGAAGACAGTCTTCACAGGGAAGTTATACAGGTTTTCAGGGGAGGGAGCAAAGATACAAGAGCAAGGGAGGTGCTGTCCAGGCTGAAACTGAGTCCCTTTGAGGGTGGTGAGGCTGTATACAGAGGTGGTAGCGTAGATGTAGTATTTGAGCATGATGGAAGCCAGTGGTATGTTTTCCTTATGGAGGATTTCTGGGACGTGGAGGCAACGGGGAGCCTGAAGCCTTTGGCCTTTATACTGGAGGTTAGAAGAAGGGTGCTTCGCACAGCAGGCGAGCTTATTCTGGAAAGGCAGGCAGGCTTCATGCTGGGTAAGGAGCCACTAAAAAGTCTTACCCTGAGCGAGGTGGCCGGCAAGGCAGAGGTGAGCCTGTCAACGGTGAGCAGGGTTGTAAGCAGAAAATATGCAAGAACACCCGTGGGCATATTTCCCTTAAGGTCCTTTTTCCTCAGGGAAACGAAGGAAGGTCTGAGCAGGGAAGAGATACTCAGGGCACTCAAAGAAATTCTGCAGTCTGAAAAAAGCCATCTTTCTGATGAAGAATTGTCAAAAATCCTCAGAGAGCGGGGCATAAAGATAGCAAGAAGGACAGTAAACAAATACAGAAGAATGCTTGAGGGAAAAGCATGA
- a CDS encoding VC_2705 family sodium/solute symporter, which yields MVDRSFAERLRKVYAIYTGGLIALLILLYIGEKTLGLSPTFIGYVFLFGTIAVYAAIGIISRTGQVAEYYVAGRRVPAIFNGMATAADWMSAASFIGMAGALALQGYNGLAFIMGWTGGYVLLGVLIAPYLRKFGAYTIPDFLDARYGGKFPRFVGIVATLIVSFTYLVAQITGVGIIASRLLGLPFEVGVFVGLAGILVCSFLGGMKAVTWTQVAQYIVLIIAYLIPVTVLSYKYTGNPISQVSYGFALQGIEQRFAQLKDDPKEQEVRDIHKKRAEDLKAKIAALPQSWEQGKKELEEKLKAMPADDPKRAEVEKQLKEYPKSPEEAKEKWTDAMKKAQEASKPPKSYVAPPSDAKGMANFLALTLMLMLGTAGLPHVIMRFYTTPTVREARTSAGWALFFILLLYITAPAYAAFGRYEMLNLVGKAFSELPDWVQKWAKVNLISIKDLNGDGIVQFAEISIHPDMIVLATPEIAGLPYVIAGFVAAGGLAAALSTADGLLITISNAISHDLYYKIINPNLSPSTRVKIGKALLLVVALIGAYVASFRLAIIVELVAWAFSLAGASLFPALVLGIWDKRMNKQGAVAGIIVGLGVTMIYLYLSRFQGVELFGIKPIAAGIFGMPLNFIVALIVSRLTPPPPQQVQEFVDHIRYPKGAVKAGEEE from the coding sequence ATGGTGGACAGGAGCTTTGCAGAGAGGTTGAGAAAAGTCTACGCCATTTATACGGGCGGTCTTATAGCTCTCCTTATTCTCCTCTACATAGGAGAAAAGACCCTTGGACTTTCTCCTACCTTCATAGGTTATGTGTTCCTTTTTGGAACCATAGCGGTCTATGCGGCCATCGGAATCATATCAAGAACGGGACAGGTGGCCGAATACTACGTAGCAGGAAGGAGGGTTCCTGCGATCTTTAACGGAATGGCAACGGCGGCCGACTGGATGTCCGCAGCATCCTTTATAGGCATGGCCGGTGCTCTTGCCCTTCAGGGTTATAACGGACTTGCCTTCATAATGGGATGGACGGGTGGTTATGTGCTCCTCGGGGTTCTCATCGCACCTTATTTGAGAAAGTTCGGTGCCTACACCATACCAGACTTTCTTGATGCCAGATATGGTGGGAAGTTTCCAAGGTTTGTAGGGATAGTGGCAACCCTAATAGTGTCCTTTACATACCTTGTGGCTCAGATAACGGGCGTGGGTATAATAGCCAGCAGGCTTCTTGGACTTCCCTTTGAAGTAGGCGTCTTTGTGGGTCTTGCGGGCATACTGGTATGTTCTTTCCTGGGAGGTATGAAGGCGGTAACCTGGACGCAGGTTGCTCAGTATATAGTGCTCATAATCGCATACCTTATACCCGTTACAGTGCTCTCTTACAAATACACGGGCAATCCCATATCTCAGGTCTCTTACGGCTTTGCCCTTCAGGGCATAGAGCAGAGGTTTGCACAGCTCAAGGATGACCCAAAAGAGCAGGAAGTAAGGGATATACACAAAAAGAGGGCAGAAGACCTAAAGGCAAAGATAGCGGCACTGCCTCAGAGCTGGGAGCAGGGTAAAAAGGAGCTTGAGGAAAAGCTGAAAGCCATGCCGGCGGATGACCCCAAGAGGGCTGAAGTAGAGAAACAGCTCAAAGAATACCCCAAGTCCCCAGAGGAAGCAAAGGAAAAGTGGACCGATGCCATGAAAAAGGCTCAGGAAGCCTCCAAGCCTCCCAAATCCTATGTGGCACCCCCCTCTGACGCCAAGGGCATGGCAAACTTCCTCGCACTCACCCTTATGCTCATGCTTGGAACCGCAGGACTTCCCCACGTCATAATGAGGTTCTACACTACACCCACCGTGAGGGAGGCGAGAACATCTGCAGGATGGGCGCTCTTTTTCATACTTCTTCTCTATATAACCGCACCTGCCTATGCAGCCTTTGGTAGGTATGAGATGCTAAACCTTGTGGGCAAAGCCTTCAGTGAGCTTCCAGACTGGGTACAAAAGTGGGCAAAGGTAAACCTTATAAGCATAAAGGACCTAAACGGCGATGGTATTGTGCAGTTTGCGGAGATCTCCATACATCCCGATATGATAGTGCTTGCAACGCCAGAGATAGCTGGGCTTCCTTACGTGATAGCGGGCTTTGTGGCAGCTGGTGGTTTGGCCGCAGCCCTATCCACAGCGGACGGCCTTCTCATAACCATCTCCAACGCCATATCCCACGACCTGTATTACAAGATCATCAATCCTAACCTCTCTCCTTCCACAAGGGTGAAAATTGGAAAGGCTTTGCTTCTTGTTGTGGCTTTGATAGGTGCTTATGTGGCAAGCTTTAGGCTTGCCATAATAGTGGAGCTTGTGGCTTGGGCTTTCTCTTTGGCTGGTGCCTCCTTGTTCCCCGCCTTGGTGCTTGGCATATGGGACAAGAGGATGAACAAGCAAGGAGCTGTAGCCGGCATAATAGTGGGGCTTGGCGTTACTATGATTTACCTCTATCTTAGCCGTTTCCAAGGTGTGGAGCTTTTTGGCATAAAGCCCATAGCCGCAGGCATATTTGGTATGCCCCTTAACTTCATAGTGGCCCTTATAGTCTCAAGGCTAACACCCCCACCACCTCAACAGGTTCAGGAGTTTGTGGACCACATACGTTATCCAAAGGGTGCAGTAAAGGCTGGCGAAGAGGAATGA
- a CDS encoding 3'-5' exonuclease: MIRWLIDGLSEKIRREELGWHIDKEAKPENTCFAVFDTETTGLDLRKDEAISLGAVKIENLKIDLSRSFYALLKPTREYEDSIRVHGITPDSLSKARERREVCMEFLEYARGCVLAGYFVNIDMAMLKKLVREECKASLKVYALDLLDMVEHRGKVPSLEELLREYRLPLSTQHNALEDAYMTALVLLRLLKEKRDKRLKDFPLRQF, encoded by the coding sequence ATGATTAGGTGGCTCATAGATGGACTCTCAGAAAAAATAAGGCGAGAAGAGCTGGGCTGGCATATAGACAAAGAGGCTAAGCCTGAAAACACATGTTTTGCGGTTTTTGATACAGAAACCACTGGTCTTGACCTGAGAAAGGATGAGGCAATAAGCCTTGGTGCTGTGAAGATAGAGAATCTCAAAATTGACCTGAGCAGGAGCTTTTATGCCCTTTTGAAACCCACAAGGGAATATGAGGACTCAATAAGGGTGCATGGCATAACGCCGGATAGCCTGAGCAAGGCAAGGGAAAGGAGAGAAGTGTGTATGGAATTTCTGGAATATGCCAGAGGCTGTGTCCTGGCGGGGTACTTTGTAAATATTGATATGGCCATGCTCAAAAAGCTGGTCAGAGAAGAATGCAAAGCCTCCCTGAAAGTCTATGCCCTTGACCTGCTGGACATGGTGGAACACAGAGGCAAGGTGCCGAGCCTTGAGGAGCTCCTCAGAGAATACAGATTGCCCCTATCAACCCAGCACAATGCCCTTGAAGATGCCTACATGACAGCCCTTGTCCTGCTCAGACTCCTCAAGGAGAAAAGGGACAAAAGACTTAAAGACTTTCCCCTAAGACAGTTTTAA